One window of Amaranthus tricolor cultivar Red isolate AtriRed21 chromosome 11, ASM2621246v1, whole genome shotgun sequence genomic DNA carries:
- the LOC130827926 gene encoding probable phospholipid-transporting ATPase 4 yields the protein MAKGKIRGKIRRSHLYTFACGRPHPGKNQDLSSLPDGPGFSRIIYCNRSDLHRRKPLRYRANNISTTKYNIITFLPKGLFEQFRRAANMYFLLAACLSFTSVSPFGYVSMIAPLSIVVGLTMAKEGIEDWRRFIQDMKVNSRKVSVHKGDGIFKDTQWQKVCVGDVVKVKKDEFFPADLLLLSSSYEDGICYVETMNLDGETNLKVKRAIEVTLPLDDDTSFKEFKGTIKCEDPNPNLYTFVGNLEYEREIFPIEPNQILLRDSKLRNTAYVYGVVIFTGHDSKVMQNATESPSKRSGIEKKMDHIIYILFSVLVLISLASSVGFSVRTKYEMPEWWYLRAPDSQGLYNPNKPALSGLFHLITALILYGYLIPISLYVSIEFVKFLQAIFIDQDIHMYDEESGTPAQARTSNLNEELGQVDTILSDKTGTLTCNQMDFLKCSIAGVAYGTRSSEVELAAAKQLAQDLDNQTLENTIFRRSEIELETVITTGDERDLKPVIKGFSFEDDKLLGGKWVNEPNREMLLLYFRILAVCHTAIPELNEETGNYTYEAESPDEAAFLAAAREFGFEFVKRTQSTVVVRERYPNYGQPVEREYKILSLLDFTSKRKRMSVIVRDEDDQILLFCKGADSIIFDRLSKNGKTYLEDTTRHLNDYGDNGLRTLALAYKKLDESEFSAWNNEFMKAKSSIGGDREANLERISDIMEKDLILIGATAVEDKLQNGVPECIDKLAQAGLKLWVLTGDKMETAINIGFSCSLLRQGMKQICISTMNFEGTSNDSREAIKENVSLQITNASQMIKLEKDPHAAFALIIDGKGLTYALEDDMKYDFLSLAVECASVICCRVSPKQKALVTRLVKEGTRKTTLAIGDGANDVGMIQEADIGIGISGAEGMQAVMASDFSIAQFRFLERLLLVHGHWCYKRIAQMICYFFYKNIAFGLTLFYFEAFAGFSGQTIYDDWYSLSFNVILTSLPVLSLGVFEQDVSSDVCLEFPALYQQGPRNLYFDWYRIFGCMANGFYTSVVIFFFNIIIFYNQAFRSGGQTADLSAVGTIMFTGIIWAVNVQISLTMSHFTWIQHLLVWGSIGMWYVFLLIYGAMPSTVSGNAHSLLVEALAPAPIYWATTLLVTIACVLPYFAHIVFQQTFNPLDHHIIQEIKYYKKDVEDQTMWVREQSKARQTTKIGFTARVEAKIRQLKTRLNKKHSGTTTVYQSPVS from the exons ATGGCAAAGGGTAAGATTAGGGGGAAGATTCGTAGGAGTCATCTCTACACATTTGCTTGTGGCAGGCCTCATCCAGGTAAGAATCAGGATCTGAGCTCATTGCCTGATGGACCTGGCTTTTCGCGAATCATATACTGCAACCGATCTGATCTTCACCGTAGAAAGCCTCTTAGATATCGAGCTAATAACATATCGACTACCAAGTACAACATCATCACTTTTCTTCCAAAGGGTCTATTTGAGCAATTTCGTCGTGCTGCCAATATGTACTTTCTCTTGGCTGCTTGTCTATCTTTCACCTCAGTTTCACCCTTTGGTTATGTTAGTATGATTGCTCCTTTGTCCATTGTGGTTGGGCTTACTATGGCTAAGGAAGGTATTGAGGATTGGCGTAGGTTTATTCAAGATATGAAGGTTAACAGTCGAAAAGTTAGTGTTCACAAAGGTGATGGCATTTTTAAGGATACACAATGGCAGAAGGTTTGTGTAGGAGATGTGGTGAAAGTGAAGAAGGATGAATTTTTCCCGGCAGATTTATTGCTTCTGTCTTCGAGTTATGAGGACGGTATTTGTTATGTTGAGACTATGAATTTAGATGGTGAGACTAACTTGAAAGTAAAGAGAGCTATAGAAGTAACCTTACCACTTGATGATGACACCTCATTCAAGGAGTTCAAGGGAACAATCAAATGTGAGGACCCAAACCCAAATCTTTACACCTTTGTGGGTAATCTGGAGTATGAGCGTGAGATTTTCCCTATTGAGCCAAATCAGATTCTTCTAAGGGACTCAAAGCTAAGAAACACTGCTTATGTGTATGGAGTTGTTATTTTTACGGGACATGATAGCAAAGTGATGCAAAATGCGACAGAATCCCCTTCAAAAAGAAGTGGGATTGAAAAGAAAATGGACCATATCATTTACATTCTTTTCTCGGTGCTTGTGTTGATCTCCTTGGCTAGCTCTGTTGGATTTTCTGTGAGGACCAAGTATGAAATGCCAGAATGGTGGTATTTGAGAGCACCCGATTCTCAGGGCTTGTATAATCCTAATAAACCGGCATTATCTGGTCTTTTCCATCTTATCACTGCACTCATTCTTTATGGGTACCTAATTCCAATCTCACTGTATGTTTCCATAGAGTTTGTAAAGTTTCTGCAAGCCATCTTTATTGACCAGGATATACACATGTATGATGAAGAGTCAGGTACACCAGCACAAGCTAGGACATCAAATTTAAACGAGGAATTGGGCCAAGTCGATACAATTCTGTCTGATAAAACTGGTACTTTGACATGCAATCAAATGGACTTTCTCAAGTGTTCTATTGCTGGCGTTGCATATGGGACTCGTTCAAGTGAAGTTGAACTCGCTGCAGCTAAACAGTTGGCTCAGGATCTAGATAATCAGACTCTGGAAAATACTATATTCAGAAGATCAGAAATTGAGTTGGAAACTGTAATAACTACAGGAGATGAGAGAGACCTTAAGCCTGTGATCAAAGGATTCAGCTTTGAAGATGATAAGCTTCTTGGTGGAAAATGGGTAAATGAGCCTAATAGGGAGATGTTGTTGTTGTATTTCCGCATTTTGGCAGTCTGTCATACTGCTATCCCAGAACTGAATGAAGAGACTGGCAATTACACTTATGAAGCAGAATCTCCAGATGAAGCTGCCTTTCTTGCTGCTGCCAGAGAATTCGGTtttgaatttgtcaaaagaaCCCAATCAACTGTTGTTGTTCGGGAGAGATACCCTAACTATGGGCAACCTGTTGAAAG GGAGTATAAAATTCTTTCACTATTGGATTTCACAAGTAAGAGAAAGCGGATGTCTGTAATTGTGCGTGATGAAGATGACCAGATTCTTCTCTTCTGCAAAGGAGCAGACAG TATAATTTTTGATCGGCTTTCAAAGAATGGAAAAACATATCTGGAAGACACTACAAGGCATCTGAATGATTATGGAGATAATGGGTTGCGTACATTAGCCCTTGCTTATAAAAAACTTGACGAGTCTGAATTTTCTGCTTGGAACAATGAGTTCATGAAAGCAAAGAGCTCCATTGGGGGTGATAGGGAAGCTAATCTGGAACGGATTTCAGACATTATGGAGAAAGATTTAATTCTTATTGGCGCCACTGCTGTTGAAGACAAGCTGCAGAATGGG GTGCCTGAATGCATTGATAAACTTGCCCAAGCTGGTCTCAAGCTCTGGGTTCTCACCGGTGATAAAATGGAAACTGCTATTAATATTGG CTTTTCATGCAGTCTTCTACGTCAGGGCATGAAACAAATATGTATATCAACCATGAACTTTGAAGGGACCTCCAATGACTCTAGAGAG GCTATCAAAGAGAATGTTTCACTACAAATCACCAACGCGTCTCAGATGATTAAGCTTGAAAAAGATCCACATGCTGCGTTTGCCTTGATTATTGATGGGAAAGGCTTGACCTATGCTCTAGAAGATGATATGAAGTACGACTTCTTGAGTCTAGCTGTTGAGTGTGCATCTGTTATATGCTGTCGTGTTTCTCCCAAGCAAAAGGCATTG GTGACTAGGTTGGTCAAAGAAGGGACGAGGAAAACCACATTGGCCATTGGTGATGGTGCGAATGATGTTGGAATGATTCAAGAAGCTGATATAGGTATTGGAATTAGTGGGGCTGAAGGTATGCAG GCTGTGATGGCGAGTGATTTTTCCATTGCACAGTTTCGGTTTCTGGAAAGATTGTTGCTAGTACACGGACATTGGTGTTACAAGAGAATCGCTCAGATG ATTTGCTACTTCTTCTACAAGAATATCGCTTTTGGTCTCACACTCTTTTACTTTGAGGCCTTTGCTGGCTTTTCTGGGCAAACTATCTATGATGATTGGTATTCTCTTTCCTTCAATGTAATACTCACCTCATTGCCCGTCCTTTCTCTTGGAGTTTTTGAGCAGGATGTATCTTCAGACGTTTGTTTGGAG TTCCCTGCGCTCTATCAGCAAGGCCCAAGAAACCTGTATTTTGACTGGTATAGGATATTTGGGTGCATGGCGAATGGTTTTTACACCTCGGTTGTAAtattcttcttcaacatcatcatcttctacAATCAAGCATTCCGTTCTGGAGGCCAGACTGCTGACTTGTCAGCGGTAGGGACCATCATGTTCACCGGTATCATATGGGCTGTTAATGTTCAGATTTCCCTCACAATGAGCCATTTTACGTGGATTCAACACTTGCTCGTATGGGGTAGCATCGGAATGTGGTATGTTTTCCTCCTGATCTATGGTGCAATGCCTTCAACAGTCTCCGGGAATGCTCATTCGCTGCTAGTCGAGGCCCTAGCCCCTGCACCCATATACTGGGCGACTACTCTCTTGGTCACAATAGCTTGTGTTCTCCCGTATTTTGCCCACATTGTGTTTCAACAAACTTTCAACCCTCTGGATCACCATATAATCCAAGAGATCAAGTACTACAAGAAGGATGTCGAAGATCAAACTATGTGGGTCAGAGAACAATCGAAGGCAAGGCAAACAACCAAGATCGGTTTTACTGCTCGGGTAGAAGCCAAGATCCGACAGTTGAAAACCCGACTCAACAAAAAGCACTCCGGAACTACTACCGTCTATCAATCTCCTGTATCATAA
- the LOC130827927 gene encoding coatomer subunit zeta-2-like, with amino-acid sequence MASFSAYQDSCPLVKNILLLDSEGKRVAVKYYSDDWPTNAAKLAFEKSVFTKTQKTNARTEAEITMFDNNIVIYKFVQDLHFFVTGGDDENELILDAVLQGFFDAVTLLLRNKVDKSEALENLDLILLCLDEIVDRGMILETDGNVIASKVATSSVDPAAPLSEQTISQALALAREHLTRSLLS; translated from the exons ATGGCTTCTTTCTCTGCATATCAG GATTCTTGTCCACTAGTGAAGAACATACTGTTGCTTGATTCGGAAGGAAAGAGGGTAGCTGTCAAATATTATTCGGATGATTGGCCAACGAATGCAGCGAAATTAGCGTTTGAGAAATCTGTGTTTACTAAAACTCAGAAGACTAATGCTAGGACTGAAG CTGAGATAACAATGTTTGACAACAACATAGTCATTTATAAGTTTGTCCAAGACCTTCACTTCTTTGTAACTGGAGGcgatgatgaaaatgaactcATTTTGGATGCCGTTCTTCAGGGTTTCTTTGATGCTGTAACCCTATTACTGAG GAACAAGGTTGACAAAAGTGAGGCCCTTGAGAACTTGGATCTCATACTTCTATGCCTTGATGAGATAGTTGATAGAGG GATGATTCTTGAGACCGATGGTAATGTCATTGCTTCTAAAGTTGCAACCAGTAGCGTTGATCCTGCCGCTCCTTTGTCTGAACAG ACCATATCTCAGGCGTTGGCTTTGGCTCGCGAACACTTGACAAGATCTCTTTTGAGCTAA